TTGCGCTCGTGACCGGCGCGCTCGCGCTCGCCTCGCTCGCCTGGGCGGTCTGGCTGAACGGCCGCGACGCGGACGTGGCGTACTTCGACAGCGCCGCCAGGTTCTGGGAGTTCGCGGCGGGCGGCCTCCTCGCGATCGCCTACCGCAGGCGACCCGCGCTCCGCGACGGGCTCCGGGTCGTCCTCGGATGGACCGGCCTCGCGCTCGTGCTCGCGTCCGGAATCCTGATCGACGGCGCAGCGAGCTATCCGGGCCTTCCCGCGCTGGTGCCGATCGGCGGCGCCGCGCTCGTCATCCTGGCGTCGGGCGGCCCGACGCGGCTCGGTGCCGACCGCGTGCTCGAGCTCCGGCCGGTACGATTCGTCGCGCGGATCTCGTATCCGCTCTACCTCTGGCACTGGCCGATCCTCATCGCGTACCTCGCGGTCCGCGAACGCGACGCGGTCGGTCCCGTCGGTGCGGCGGGGGTGCTGCTGCTCGCCGTCCTCCTCGCCGTCGCGACCCAGCGCCTGCTCGTGGAGCCGATCCTCGCCCGGCGCGCGGTGCTCGGCCCGCGCCGGTCGCTCCTGCTCCCGGTCGGCGCGGCGACGGTCGTCGTGCTCACCGCGTCGCTCGGGGTCGGCGCGCAGGCCGCGGAGCGCGACCGGGCGATCGCGGCGGCGGAGGCGTTGGCGTCGGGCCGCGCGGCCTGCCTCGGCGCGGCATCCCTCGACCCCGAGCTCGACCCGTGCGTGAACCCCGACCTCGAGGACGTGCTCGTGCCCGCGATCGCCGGGCTCCCGGCAGACGACGACAACCGGATCGACTGCTGGGCGCGCGACGACACGGCCGAGCTGAAGATCTGCACCGTGGGCGCGGACGAGCCCGGCCGACGGCTGCTCGCGATCGGCGACTCGCACAACAACACCCTCCTCGGCGTCTACGAGCGCATCGCGGAGACGTACGGCTGGTCGATCGACGTCGCCGGGCACTCGGGGTGCTACCTGACGACCGCGCCGCAGCGGAAGGCATCGGAGAAGGCGGCCGAGAACTGCGCCGGATGGGTCGATGCGGCAACGGCGCACATCGCAGCCACGGAGTACGACGCGATCATCGTCACGCAGTCGAGGCGGGCGCGGCTCGACGACGCCGTGCCCGAGGACCAGATCGGCGAGGTCCGGGTCGACGGCATGGTGGAGGCCTGGTCGCACCGGCTCGACCCGGCCACCCCCGTGATCGCGATCGAGGACAACCCGATCTTCGCGCGCCAGGTGATCGCGTGCGTCGAGGAGCACGGCCTCGGTGCCGACCGGGAGTGCGCCCTCCCGCGAGCCGAGGCGCTCCCCGACGCGGGCATTGCCGACGCCGCCGACGACGACCCGAACGCCCACGTGATCGACCTCACCGACTACATGTGCGGCCCCGACACGTGCTCCCCGGTCGTCGGGAACGTGATCCTCACCCGTGACGGGCGCCACCTGACGGCGACGTTCGCGCACACGCTCACGCCCTACCTCGGCCCGCGGCTCCGGGAGATCGTCGAGGGCTGACCGCCGGAGCGGTCGTACGTCAGCGCCCGCCCCAGGCGGCGGCGCCGTCGGGCGCGGCCGACTGCTCGAAGCGGCGGCGCTCGGCGACGAGCGTGTTCGTCTGCTCCTGCAGGTCGTGCAGCACGCGCTGCACGAGGTTCGGGTTCGGCACGTCGACCAGCACGACGGGCTTGTCGTGGCCGGTGTTGATGCGCACGTCGCCCGAACCGAACACCGACTGCAGCCAGTTGCGCCGCACGGTCACGTCGTAGCCGCGCGAGTGCAGGAGCTCCTGCCGGACGGCGACGAAGAGCCCTCCGCGGAGGATGAGCCGGCGGGTCGTGATCGTGTACCGCCGGGTGAGCCACGACAGGTACGGCAGCACCGTGAACACGAGCACCACGAGCGCGCCGAGGCCGACGAGCGCGAACTCCATCCACGTCTCGGGCAGGTTGCCCACGGCGAAGCCGGTCGCCGCGCAGACCGCGAGCAGCACCAGCACCGGCACGGTCAGCACGCGCGCGTGACGCCGCACCCGCGCGACCACGCGCTCGGGCGGGGGCTCCGCGGGAGCCCCGGACTGCATCGGGCCCGTCATCGACATACGCCCATTAATACCGCAGGTGGGTCACGTCGCCGGCCGCGACCGCGCGCTCGCGACCCTCGTCCGCCTCGTCCTGCACGATGAGGCGCCCCGCGTCGTCGAGCGACGCGGCGACGCCGACCAGCTCCTCGCCGCCGGGCAGCTCCACCCGCACCCGCGTGCCGAGCGTGCCGCAGAGCCCGGCGACCTCGTCGGCGAGGCCGCTGGCGCGGGCATCCGCACCCGCGTCGAGGAACGCGCGGTAGAGCGCGGTGAACCGGCCGAGGTAGTCGACCAGCACCGCGTCGGCGTCGACGGGCGCGTGGGTCACGAGCGAGAGCGAGGTCGACGTGAGCGTCGGCAGGTCGTGCTCGTCGAGGGAGACGTTGAGCCCCGAGCCCACGAGCACGGCGTGCTGGTCGGCGAGCAGCTCCGACAGGATGCCGCAGACCTTGTAGCCCGAGATCAGCACGTCGTTCGGCCACTTGAGCCAGACGTCGACGCCCCCGGTGCCGTCGCCGTCGATGACCGCCGGCTCCTCCGGCCCGGCGTCGGCGTCCGCCGCCGGCAGCACCGCGGCGCGCACGGCCCGGGTCATCGCCGCGCCCGCCAGCAGCGGCAGCCAGCCGAGCGCGTCCGGCGGCAGCTCGCCGCCGCCGGGCAGGCGCGGCCGCAGCAGGATCGAGATCGCGAGCGACTTGCCGCTCGGGGCGAGCCAGGTGCGCCCGAGCCGTCCGCGACCGCGGGTCTGGTCGTCGGTCACGACCACCGAGAGATCCGGCCAGTCGGATGCCTCGGAGCGCGCCCGCGCCGCCAGCTCGTCGTTCGTCGAGCCGGCCTCGTCGAGCGCGAGGAACCGCGGCACCGCGGCGCGTGAGAGCGGGAATTCCATGCGACCTCCTGACGCATACGGTAGCGTCCGGACGCGCCCGCGACAGGCGGATGCCACCAGCCGCACGCCCCGCTTTTGTGGGATTCCGTCAACGGTTTCGCCCGGAGGCTGGCCGGTAGAGTGAACCGCGTGACCGACGAGACCCCCGCCGCACCCGATCTCTCCACCACCGAGGGCAAGCTCGCCGACCTGAAGGAGCGCTTCCACGAGGCCGTGACGGCCGCGGGCGAGACCGCCCGGCAGAAGCAGCACGCCAAGGGCAAGATGACGGCGCGCGAGCGCATCGAGGAGCTCCTCGACCCGGGCTCGTTCGTCGAGCTCGACGAGTTCGTGCGCCACCGCACGCACGCCTTCGGCATGGACGCGAAGCGTCCCTACGGCGACGCCGTCGTGACCGGCACCGGCACCGTGCACGGCCGGCAGGTCGCGGTCTACTCGCAGGACTTCACGGTGTTCGGCGGCTCGCTCGGCGAGGTCGCCGGCGAGAAGATCATCAAGGTCATGGAGCTGGCCATCAAGACCGGCGTGCCCATCATCGGCATCCTCGACTCGGGCGGGGCGCGCATCCAGGAGGGCGTGGTCGCACTCGGCAAGTACGGCGAGATCTTCCGCCGCAACACCGCCGCGTCGGGCGTCATCCCCCAGATCTCGATCGTGATGGGCCCGGCCGCGGGCGGCGCGGTCTACTCCCCCGCGCTGACCGACTTCGTCGTGATGGTCGACAAGTCGAGCCACATGTTCGTCACCGGCCCCGACGTCATCAAGACGGTCACGGGCGAGGAGGTCGGCTTCGAGGAGCTCGGCGGCGCGCTCACCCACAACAAGGTCTCGGGCGTCGCCCACTACCTCGCGAGCGACGAGTCCGACGCGCTCGACTACGTGCGCACGCTCCTCGGCTACCTGCCCGACAACAACCAGTCGGAGGCGCCCGTCTACGACAGCGAGGCCGAGCTCGAGACCACCGACGGCGACCGCCGCCTCAACACGCTCATCCCCGACTCGCCCAACCAGCCGTACGACATGCACGACGTCATCGCCGGCATCGTCGACGACGGCGAGTTCCTCGAGGTGCAGCCGCTGTTCGCGCCCAACATCCTGATCGGCTTCGCCCGCATCGAGGGCCGCTCGGTGGGCATCATCGCGAATCAGCCGAGCGCGATGGCCGGCACGCTGAACATCGAGGCGGGCGAGAAGGCCAGCCGCTTCGTGCGCTTCTGCGACGCGTTCTCGATCCCGATCCTCACCCTGGTCGACGTGCCCGGGTACCTTCCCGGCACCGACCAGGAGTGGACCGGCGTCATCCGCCGCGGCGCGAAGCTGCTCTACGCCTACGCCGAGGCGACCGTGCCCCTGGTCACGGTCATCACGCGCAAGGCCTACGGCGGCGCGTACATCGTCATGGGCTCCAAGCAGCTCGGCGCCGACCTGAACTTCGCCTGGCCGACCGCCGAGATCGCCGTCATGGGCGGCCAGGGCGCCGTGAACATCCTCTACCGCGGCGAGATCAAGCGCGCCGAGGAGGCCGGCGAGGACGTCGCCGCGGTGCGCACCAAGCTCGCGAACGAGTACACCTACAACGTGGCCTCGCCGTTCCTCGCGGCGGAGCGCGGCGAGCTCGACGGCGTCATCGAGCCGGCGGCGACCCGCGTCACCGTCACCAAGGCGCTGCGCGCGCTGCGCACGAAGCGCGCGAGCCTGCCGCCCAAGAAGCACGGCAACATCCCGCTGTAGGCCGGAGGACCTCGAACATGGCCCAGATCACCCCGCCGCCGGACCAGGAGTTCGACGCGGCAGACGTGCGCATCACGACGCCCGGCATCCCCGCCGAGGAGGCCGCCGCGGCGGCCGCGGTCGTCGCCGCGGCGATCCGCGCCGAGCAGGCCGAGCGCCACGCGCTCCCCGTCGCGGTGCGCGACCTGTGGTCGCATCCCCGGCGCCGGCTGCGCGAGCCCGTCATCGCCGAGCCCGGCGGATGGCGCGCGTTCCGCGGCTGAATCGGGGGCGGATGCCGGTTCCGGACCGGTCGCGGATCGGTGACGATCGGCGTGTCGGCACCCGGTCCCCCTCGGTGTCCCCCTAAATGCTGACTTTCGGCACCGGGCTTCTGCCCTCAGGATGAATATCGACAGGTGATTCCCATCGAGGAACACCGCCACCCATTCGCCGACCAGGGTATCGAGGCGAATGTCAGGGGGCGAGTCCGGGAGATATTCGGGTTGTCTCCCCGACTCGGATTCGGATAGGGGGTCGGCTGGGGGCCGGCCCCCTTCCTACTGCCCGCGAGTCCTCCCGCCCGCGAGGGCATGGACGGCCCGTGCGGTCACGGCGCCGCGCCGCGACTACGCCCCGGGCGTATCGCCGCCGGGCGTCGCGATGCCGGCCGTGCTCGCGCGCACGGGCGCCTCGCGCGGGATCTCCAGCCAGAACTCGACCTCGTCGTCGTCCTCCTCGTCGCCGGCCTCGCCCGACGCGGCGAGCAGGCCGACCACGGTCACGGCGGTCGGCCCGCCCGCCGCCGCCGTGCGCGCGACGATGCGATCCGCCCTGCTCGACGCGATCGCGTCGGCGAGCTGCGAGAGCACCGACGCGCGCGACTCGTCGGACATCTCGTCGATGCCGCCCTCGTCGAGCAGGGAGACGATCGCGCCGCGCTCCCGCGCCTCGCGGACGCGCTCGCGCACGTCGTCGTCGAGCAGCATCCGGCCGCGGATCTCGTCGCGGATCGCCGCCTCCAGCATCCGGCACTCGCGTCGCTGGGCGTCGCTCAGGTCACCACCGCGCTCGATGATGCGGCGCAGCATCGGCGCGGCGATCCTGCTCGTCTGGGCGATGCGCAGCCGGCCCTCGAACAGGTGCGCGTCCTGGGCCGCCTGCCAGTCCGCGGCCTCGCGCTCGGCGCGGGCGAACGCCCGGGTGTCGCGCGCGGCCTTCGCCAGCGCCGAGGTGAGCATGTGCGTGATCGCGACCCAGACGATGCTCCCGATCACGCCGAGCGTGCCGAGCGCCATCGGCCCGGCCCAGACCACCGTCTGCACCGCGAGGACGACGACCCCCGCCCACGCGGCGACGAGGTGCGCCCGTGCCGCAACGATCGTCATCAGCGTGCCGACGGCCGCGACGTACCAGGTGGCGTACCCGCTCGGTTCCGCGGGGTCGAGCTGGCTCGTCACGAGCAGCGGCAGCGCGACCGCCACCGCGAGGTCGAACACGGCCATCCACAGCGGCATCCGCATGTCCTTGGCCGGCCAGAGGCTCATCGTGGTCGCGAAGGCGTACAGGGCGAGCGCGACGAGCGTGGGCACCGGCGACGCCGGCACGTCGAGCGAGGTGATGCCGAGCACGACGTGGTACGCCGAGAACAGGGCGCCGAGGGCCACCAGCAGCCACCGCGGGACGGCGATCACGACGCCGTCTCCGTCTCGTCGAGCTCGGCGGGCCAGCAGATCAGCACGCGCGTGCCCTCGCCCGGCCAGCTCGCCACGCGAGCGGAGCCGCCCGCGCTGGCCATGCGCTCCTCGATCGACATGCGGATCCCGAGCCGGCCCGACGGCACGAGGCTGCGCTCGAAGCCCACGCCGTCGTCCTCGATCTCGACGACGACGCCGTCGCGGCCGACGCCGCGCACCCGGAGCGACCGGCGGATCGGCCGCTCCTCGTCGCCGTCGCCGTGCTGGATGCTGTTGACCATGCCCTGCACGGCCGCCGAGTAGATCGCCTCGACCGCCTCGACCGGCAGGTGCACGCCGCTCGCGTGCACCTGCCGGATCTGGAAGGGGGTCGCGAAGGTCGACAGCGCCGAGCGCAGGCGCCGCACCAGCACCGTCAGCTCGACGCGCTCGACCGCGCTGGGCACGCCGGGAGCGCCGGCCTCGGCGAGGCGCGCGACCGCGTCGCGCGCCATCCGCGCGGCACGTGCCCGCTCCTGGCCGTCCTCGGCTGCAGCGGCGGTCAGCATGGTCGTCAGCACGCTGTCGTGCACGAGGGCGTCGATGCGCACGCGCTCGACCTCGTTCGCGTGCTGGCGCACGGCGATGTCGTAGCGGCGCAGCGCCGCCTCCTGGGCCGAGTCGACCGAGCCCGAGGCCTGCCTGAGCATCGTGATGATGATGAGCACGACGAGCCCGAGGATGATCGAGTAGGTCGCGTCGAGCGTGGCGATGACCACCCCGGCGTCGCCGCCCGGCGGGCCCTGCCGCACCACGCCGTACGCGATCGGGACCAGCACGGTGTACGCGACCGCGCCCCAGAGCGGCAGCGCGATGCACGCCGCGGTCGTCGCGACGGTGCAGAGGTAGTAGATCCACGGGACCTCGCCGGAGAGCGCGGCGGGATCGGCGACGAGCGCGGGCCAGGCGAGCACGGATGCCGCGTAGGCGATCGCGAACAGCAGGCTCACCCGGTGCATCGCGATCTTGGTGATGCTCGCGATCGCGAGGGAGGCGATGCCGCCGTAGAGCCCGGCCATGAGCACCGTGCCCGCGCCCACGTACAGCGCCGGGTTCTGCGCAAGCGCGATCGGGGCGGTCTGCGCGGCGAACACCAGGCCGAACAGGCCGACCGCCCGTGCGGAAACGGTCTCGATCTGCGCACGGGTGACGGCCGTGCGCTGTCGCGGGCTGAGTCGCGCGAGGGGCGACTCAGCCGCGGCCATCTCCGCCCTCGGGATCGAGACCGGGGAGGATGCCGTCCTCCACCGCGCGACGCAGCAGGTCGACCTTGGTCGGCGCCGGGCGCCCCACCTCGACGTACTTCGCGCGGATGCGGTCGAGGTACTCACGCGCCGTGGAGTGCGCGATGCCGAGCTGCAGCGCCACCATCTTCAGCGGCAGGCCCGAGGCGTACAGGTGCAGCACGTCGCGCTCGCGGCGGCCGAGCTGCGCCTTGGCGAACTCGGAGTCGGCCTCGATCGCGCTCGCCCACTCGAGGTTGTTCAGCACGTCGCCGCGCGCGACGACGGCGATCGACCTGATCACGGTCTCCATGGGCGACGACTTCGGGATGACCCCCGCCGCCCCGGCCGCGAGCGACTCGCGCACGCTCGCGACGCGGTCGGCGATCGAGTGCACGAGCACGGCGGCCCCGGTCGCGCGGATGGCGAGCACGTTGTCGGTCACCGCGGTGCCGTCGCCGAGCGACAGGTCGAGGACGACCACGTCGCACGCCTCGCCGCCGAGCCGGTCGACGAGCTGGGGCACCGTCGCCGCGGTCGCGACCACGTCGTACCCCGCGTCGGCGCAGGCCCCGCGCAGCCCGAGCCGCACCGCCTCGTGGTCGTCGACGATCGCCACGCGCGGCGGTCCCGCCACGTCCGTTCCCGCTTCGCCTGCCTCCACGCCCACCCCTCGTTCGCGTCGCACCTAGGCAACGATACTGCCGAGTCGGGCCACCGCCTCCACGTGATGCGTGTTCGGGAACAGATCGAACGCGCGCAGCTCCTCGAGGCCGTATCCGGCCTCGCGCAGGTACCCCACGTCGCGCGCCAGCGCGACCGGATCGCACGCCACGTAGACGAGCTGTCGGGGCCGCAGCTCGCCGAGCGCGGCGATCACGGCGCGCCCCGCGCCCGAGCGCGGCGGGTCGAGCACGACGGTCGCCTCGGCGAGTGCCTGGCGCTCGGCCCGCGACGCGTCGGCGACCAGCCCCTGCACGAAGCGGTCCACCCGGGCGGTGACCGCGGCAGCCCCCACCCAGTCGGCGAGGTTCGCCGCCGCGTGGTCGGTCGCTCGCTCGTCGGCCTCGACCGTGGTGATGCGCACGGTCTCACCGAACCGGTCGCCGACCGCGGCCGCCAGCAGGCCGACCCCGCCGTACAGGTCGAGGTTCGCCGCCCTCGGGTCGAAGGCCGACCCGTCGATCGCGTCCTGTACCGCACGGGAGAGCGTGCGCGCGGCGTTCACGTGCACCTGCCAGAAGCCGCCCTGCTCGAGCGTGAACGCACGCCCGTCGACGACCTCGACGATCTCGCCGCGGGGCGGCTTCCGGGGCTTGCCCCGGCGATCGCGCTCGGCCACCAGCACCCGGGCGCCGCCCTCGCCCGGTGCGACGACGTCGACGTGCGCGGCCCCGGGGAAGCGCTGGCCCAGCGGCGCCGCGGCGGCCACGGCCGGCGCCGCGAGCGGCAGGTCGGCGACCGGCACGACATCGTGCGAGCGCGCGGCGAACGGGCCGAGGGTGCCGTCGGGAGCGACCTGCAGGCGCACGCGGGTGCGCCAGGCGGAGCCGGCATCGGATGCCCCGGGCGGGGCGTCCTCGCCGAGCGGCACGGCCTCGACGACCGGGTCCGCCTCGAGCCCCGCGAACCGCTCGAACGCCTCGCGCAGCACGTCCGCCTTCAGCTCGCGCTGGCGTGCGAGGCGGATGTGCCCGAACTCGGCGCCGCCAGCGCGCTCGGCCGGGTCGCGCTCGAGCGACGCCGCGCTCCAGACGTGGTCGACGCGGTCGTCGGACGCCTCGAGCACCTCGACCGTCTCGGCGCGCCAGTACCGGTCGTGCCGGTCGTCGATCACGCGGGCGCGCACGCGCTCCCCCGGCAGCGCGTCGGAGGTGAACACCACCCGGCCCTCGTGCCGGGCGACGAAGACGCCGCCGTGCGCGACCGGTCCGACGTCGAGCTCGAGGGTGCGTGCCATCCGTCAAGCGTCTCACGGACGGTGCAGGATGGTGCCATGCGCCTGTACCTCGCCTCGACCTCGCCCGCGCGACTGCAGCTGCTGCGCCAGGCCGGCATCGAGCCGGTCGCGATCCCGCCCGGCGTCGACGAGGAGGCGCTCGTCGCGCGCACCGAGGCCGCGGAGGGCCCGCTGCCGGTCGACCGCATGGTGCAGCTGCTCGCGCGCGCGAAGGCCGAGGCGCTGGTCGGCACGGATGCCGCGGGCCCGGACGGCGCGCCGATCGACGGGCTCATCCTCGGCGGCGACTCGGCGTTCCTGGTCGACGGCGTGATCCACGGCAAGCCGCACCGCCCCGAGGTCGCGTCCGCGCGCTGGCGCGCGCAGCGCGGCGGCACCGGCGACCTGTGGTCCGGGCACTGGCTCATCGACCACCGGGGCGGCGCGGCGCGCGCCGCGGCCGGGCGCCCCGACGTGGCATCCGTCACCTTCGCCGACGTCACCGACGACGAGATCGACGCCTACGTGGCCACCGGCGAGCCGCTCGCCGTCGCGGGCGCGTTCACGGTCGACTCCCTCGGCGGGCCGTTCATCACGCGTGTCGACGGCGACCCGAGCACGGTCGTCGGGCTCTCGCTGTCGACGCTGCGCGAGCTCGTGCGCGAGCTGGGCGTGGAGTGGACCTCGCTCTGGAACCGGGGCTGACGAGCGCGCGCATGCCGCACGCGGCATCCGCTCGGCCCTGAGCCGCGCCCAGCGGCGGTTGTGGCTCGCCGCCCACGCTTCGCCGGGTTTCTTGTGCGCCGTCACCAAAGATGCGGCGGCGCGCGCCAATAGGCTGGGGAATCATGCCGCGCATCACCAAGGTCCTCATCGCCAACCGGGGCGAGATCGCCGTCC
This portion of the Agromyces rhizosphaerae genome encodes:
- a CDS encoding acyl-CoA carboxylase epsilon subunit, with protein sequence MAQITPPPDQEFDAADVRITTPGIPAEEAAAAAAVVAAAIRAEQAERHALPVAVRDLWSHPRRRLREPVIAEPGGWRAFRG
- a CDS encoding class I SAM-dependent RNA methyltransferase; translated protein: MARTLELDVGPVAHGGVFVARHEGRVVFTSDALPGERVRARVIDDRHDRYWRAETVEVLEASDDRVDHVWSAASLERDPAERAGGAEFGHIRLARQRELKADVLREAFERFAGLEADPVVEAVPLGEDAPPGASDAGSAWRTRVRLQVAPDGTLGPFAARSHDVVPVADLPLAAPAVAAAAPLGQRFPGAAHVDVVAPGEGGARVLVAERDRRGKPRKPPRGEIVEVVDGRAFTLEQGGFWQVHVNAARTLSRAVQDAIDGSAFDPRAANLDLYGGVGLLAAAVGDRFGETVRITTVEADERATDHAAANLADWVGAAAVTARVDRFVQGLVADASRAERQALAEATVVLDPPRSGAGRAVIAALGELRPRQLVYVACDPVALARDVGYLREAGYGLEELRAFDLFPNTHHVEAVARLGSIVA
- a CDS encoding acyl-CoA carboxylase subunit beta: MNRVTDETPAAPDLSTTEGKLADLKERFHEAVTAAGETARQKQHAKGKMTARERIEELLDPGSFVELDEFVRHRTHAFGMDAKRPYGDAVVTGTGTVHGRQVAVYSQDFTVFGGSLGEVAGEKIIKVMELAIKTGVPIIGILDSGGARIQEGVVALGKYGEIFRRNTAASGVIPQISIVMGPAAGGAVYSPALTDFVVMVDKSSHMFVTGPDVIKTVTGEEVGFEELGGALTHNKVSGVAHYLASDESDALDYVRTLLGYLPDNNQSEAPVYDSEAELETTDGDRRLNTLIPDSPNQPYDMHDVIAGIVDDGEFLEVQPLFAPNILIGFARIEGRSVGIIANQPSAMAGTLNIEAGEKASRFVRFCDAFSIPILTLVDVPGYLPGTDQEWTGVIRRGAKLLYAYAEATVPLVTVITRKAYGGAYIVMGSKQLGADLNFAWPTAEIAVMGGQGAVNILYRGEIKRAEEAGEDVAAVRTKLANEYTYNVASPFLAAERGELDGVIEPAATRVTVTKALRALRTKRASLPPKKHGNIPL
- a CDS encoding PH domain-containing protein, with the protein product MSMTGPMQSGAPAEPPPERVVARVRRHARVLTVPVLVLLAVCAATGFAVGNLPETWMEFALVGLGALVVLVFTVLPYLSWLTRRYTITTRRLILRGGLFVAVRQELLHSRGYDVTVRRNWLQSVFGSGDVRINTGHDKPVVLVDVPNPNLVQRVLHDLQEQTNTLVAERRRFEQSAAPDGAAAWGGR
- a CDS encoding biotin--[acetyl-CoA-carboxylase] ligase encodes the protein MEFPLSRAAVPRFLALDEAGSTNDELAARARSEASDWPDLSVVVTDDQTRGRGRLGRTWLAPSGKSLAISILLRPRLPGGGELPPDALGWLPLLAGAAMTRAVRAAVLPAADADAGPEEPAVIDGDGTGGVDVWLKWPNDVLISGYKVCGILSELLADQHAVLVGSGLNVSLDEHDLPTLTSTSLSLVTHAPVDADAVLVDYLGRFTALYRAFLDAGADARASGLADEVAGLCGTLGTRVRVELPGGEELVGVAASLDDAGRLIVQDEADEGRERAVAAGDVTHLRY
- a CDS encoding Maf family protein, which translates into the protein MRLYLASTSPARLQLLRQAGIEPVAIPPGVDEEALVARTEAAEGPLPVDRMVQLLARAKAEALVGTDAAGPDGAPIDGLILGGDSAFLVDGVIHGKPHRPEVASARWRAQRGGTGDLWSGHWLIDHRGGAARAAAGRPDVASVTFADVTDDEIDAYVATGEPLAVAGAFTVDSLGGPFITRVDGDPSTVVGLSLSTLRELVRELGVEWTSLWNRG
- a CDS encoding sensor histidine kinase, with protein sequence MAAAESPLARLSPRQRTAVTRAQIETVSARAVGLFGLVFAAQTAPIALAQNPALYVGAGTVLMAGLYGGIASLAIASITKIAMHRVSLLFAIAYAASVLAWPALVADPAALSGEVPWIYYLCTVATTAACIALPLWGAVAYTVLVPIAYGVVRQGPPGGDAGVVIATLDATYSIILGLVVLIIITMLRQASGSVDSAQEAALRRYDIAVRQHANEVERVRIDALVHDSVLTTMLTAAAAEDGQERARAARMARDAVARLAEAGAPGVPSAVERVELTVLVRRLRSALSTFATPFQIRQVHASGVHLPVEAVEAIYSAAVQGMVNSIQHGDGDEERPIRRSLRVRGVGRDGVVVEIEDDGVGFERSLVPSGRLGIRMSIEERMASAGGSARVASWPGEGTRVLICWPAELDETETAS
- a CDS encoding acyltransferase family protein, yielding MTSPPPGAPSAPPRPARAENPNWVSEIDGLRGIALTLVVVFHLFGQGRVSGGVDVFLFVSGFLLTASLARAAARGERIGPARRYGRMLLRLTPAALLVLVATGGIVLLVLPEHTWIQNGTELVASALFLENQELIRSQLAYGAAGPGTSPFQHFWSLSIQGQYFLLWPLAVALVALLVRPRSARRALALVTGALALASLAWAVWLNGRDADVAYFDSAARFWEFAAGGLLAIAYRRRPALRDGLRVVLGWTGLALVLASGILIDGAASYPGLPALVPIGGAALVILASGGPTRLGADRVLELRPVRFVARISYPLYLWHWPILIAYLAVRERDAVGPVGAAGVLLLAVLLAVATQRLLVEPILARRAVLGPRRSLLLPVGAATVVVLTASLGVGAQAAERDRAIAAAEALASGRAACLGAASLDPELDPCVNPDLEDVLVPAIAGLPADDDNRIDCWARDDTAELKICTVGADEPGRRLLAIGDSHNNTLLGVYERIAETYGWSIDVAGHSGCYLTTAPQRKASEKAAENCAGWVDAATAHIAATEYDAIIVTQSRRARLDDAVPEDQIGEVRVDGMVEAWSHRLDPATPVIAIEDNPIFARQVIACVEEHGLGADRECALPRAEALPDAGIADAADDDPNAHVIDLTDYMCGPDTCSPVVGNVILTRDGRHLTATFAHTLTPYLGPRLREIVEG
- a CDS encoding response regulator transcription factor, producing MEAGEAGTDVAGPPRVAIVDDHEAVRLGLRGACADAGYDVVATAATVPQLVDRLGGEACDVVVLDLSLGDGTAVTDNVLAIRATGAAVLVHSIADRVASVRESLAAGAAGVIPKSSPMETVIRSIAVVARGDVLNNLEWASAIEADSEFAKAQLGRRERDVLHLYASGLPLKMVALQLGIAHSTAREYLDRIRAKYVEVGRPAPTKVDLLRRAVEDGILPGLDPEGGDGRG